A region from the Sandaracinus amylolyticus genome encodes:
- a CDS encoding PEGA domain-containing protein — protein sequence MRWILGFAVVVLGTSAGWVPAARAQERSSIETARAHMEQGQAYYLQGRFGEAAAEFEAAYEAEPFSAFLYNAAVAYENAGDLSRALDYFRSYLQRDPSASDRDAVEQRVARLTAELERRRAAAEAAPPPTEEGAPPAEGTPPAETAAPAVEAAPPPAALPEDFKSLVSVRTDPEGATISITQEGREVARGSSPFSYTLDQGRYHVRIEHPDFNVAEQDVTVEPGKVYVVIVNLSQGEFLGYLRVVSDVPGAQVFVDDREAGPRGRTPFEGPVPVGAHHVWIERAGYETVEQDVEVGVGEEREVRVELQRVAFGRVRVIGNVRGARVRVDGELVGTVPFEGQVPAGEHVLRVESDGMKAFEQRIAVARGQLTPVRVRLRPDVGRGGAWVASTFAVLLAGGGVALAFVAEDLRATLERERDAGTLATNDERLDHGLYYTIGADTAFGLALIVGAVGLYYLLYDPLPPSEGTVLEARDWALAPMVDPRTGTIGAAAGGRF from the coding sequence ATGCGCTGGATCTTGGGGTTCGCTGTCGTGGTGCTCGGGACGAGCGCGGGCTGGGTGCCCGCGGCGCGCGCGCAGGAGCGGTCGTCGATCGAGACGGCCCGCGCGCACATGGAGCAGGGCCAGGCCTATTACCTCCAGGGACGCTTCGGGGAGGCCGCCGCCGAGTTCGAGGCCGCCTACGAGGCCGAGCCCTTCAGCGCGTTCCTCTACAACGCGGCCGTCGCGTACGAGAACGCGGGCGACCTCTCTCGCGCGCTCGACTACTTCCGCAGCTACCTGCAGCGCGATCCCTCGGCGTCGGATCGCGACGCCGTCGAGCAGCGCGTCGCGCGCCTGACCGCCGAGCTCGAGCGTCGTCGCGCTGCCGCCGAGGCGGCTCCGCCTCCGACCGAAGAAGGCGCCCCGCCCGCCGAGGGCACGCCGCCCGCCGAGACCGCCGCGCCCGCCGTCGAGGCCGCGCCGCCGCCCGCCGCGCTTCCCGAGGACTTCAAGTCGCTCGTCTCGGTGCGCACCGACCCCGAGGGCGCGACCATCTCGATCACGCAGGAGGGACGTGAGGTCGCGCGCGGCTCCTCGCCCTTCTCGTACACGCTCGATCAGGGCCGCTACCACGTCCGCATCGAGCACCCCGACTTCAACGTCGCGGAGCAGGACGTCACGGTCGAGCCCGGCAAGGTCTACGTCGTCATCGTCAACCTCAGCCAGGGCGAGTTCCTCGGCTATCTGCGCGTCGTCAGCGACGTGCCGGGCGCGCAGGTCTTCGTCGACGATCGCGAGGCCGGCCCTCGCGGCCGCACGCCCTTCGAGGGCCCGGTGCCGGTCGGCGCGCACCACGTGTGGATCGAGCGCGCGGGCTACGAGACGGTCGAGCAGGACGTCGAGGTCGGCGTCGGTGAAGAGCGCGAGGTGCGCGTCGAGCTGCAGCGCGTCGCGTTCGGTCGCGTGCGCGTGATCGGCAACGTGCGCGGCGCGCGGGTGCGCGTCGACGGCGAGCTCGTCGGCACCGTGCCCTTCGAGGGCCAGGTGCCGGCGGGCGAGCACGTGCTCCGCGTCGAGTCCGACGGGATGAAGGCGTTCGAGCAGCGCATCGCCGTCGCGCGCGGTCAGCTCACGCCGGTGCGCGTGCGGCTGCGCCCCGACGTCGGTCGCGGCGGCGCGTGGGTCGCGTCGACGTTCGCGGTGCTGCTCGCGGGCGGCGGCGTCGCGCTCGCGTTCGTCGCCGAGGACCTGCGCGCCACGCTCGAGCGCGAGCGCGACGCAGGCACGCTCGCGACGAACGACGAGCGCCTCGATCACGGCCTCTACTACACGATCGGCGCCGACACCGCGTTCGGCCTCGCGCTGATCGTCGGCGCGGTGGGGCTCTACTACCTGCTCTACGATCCGCTGCCGCCCTCCGAAGGAACGGTGCTCGAGGCGCGCGACTGGGCGCTCGCACCGATGGTCGATCCGCGCACCGGCACGATCGGTGCGGCCGCGGGAGGTCGTTTCTGA
- a CDS encoding SDR family oxidoreductase — protein MAAKKVVLITGGTAGIGKHTALHLHARGHRVIATGRNEKAMAELRALGIETVALDVTSAESIRSAKDAIDRTTDGHGVDVLVNNAGYGLFGPVEMLSDADVRAQFDTNVFGLLAVTRAFVPQMRARGAGRVINVSSVGGRMVFPLGGVYHATKYAVEALSDALRMELRQFGIRVSVIEPGYIKTEFTATTMGLLRKYEAEGSPYARAMAVAGKADEAIGPLAVGPESVARAIEHAAMSRWPRARYVAPFYNALGPVMLALLPRWLTDWAFRRVAGLDAGAPSVAPRLPAQAA, from the coding sequence ATGGCTGCGAAGAAGGTCGTCCTGATCACCGGCGGTACCGCGGGCATCGGCAAACACACCGCGCTGCACCTGCACGCGCGCGGTCACCGCGTGATCGCGACGGGGCGCAACGAGAAGGCGATGGCCGAGCTGCGCGCGCTCGGGATCGAGACGGTCGCGCTCGACGTGACGAGCGCCGAGTCGATCCGGAGCGCGAAGGACGCGATCGATCGCACGACCGACGGGCACGGCGTCGACGTGCTCGTGAACAACGCGGGCTACGGGCTCTTCGGGCCGGTCGAGATGCTGTCCGACGCGGACGTGCGCGCGCAGTTCGACACCAACGTGTTCGGCCTGCTCGCGGTGACGCGCGCGTTCGTGCCGCAGATGCGCGCGCGCGGCGCGGGGCGCGTGATCAACGTGAGCAGCGTCGGCGGGCGCATGGTGTTCCCGCTGGGCGGCGTCTATCACGCGACGAAGTACGCGGTGGAGGCGCTCAGCGACGCGCTGCGGATGGAGCTGCGTCAGTTCGGGATCCGGGTGTCGGTGATCGAGCCCGGGTACATCAAGACGGAGTTCACCGCGACGACGATGGGCCTGCTGCGCAAGTACGAGGCGGAGGGATCGCCGTACGCGCGCGCGATGGCGGTGGCGGGGAAGGCCGACGAGGCGATCGGGCCGCTCGCGGTCGGTCCCGAGTCGGTCGCGCGGGCGATCGAGCACGCGGCGATGTCGCGATGGCCGCGCGCCCGGTACGTCGCGCCGTTCTACAACGCGCTCGGCCCGGTGATGCTCGCGCTGCTGCCGCGCTGGCTGACGGACTGGGCGTTCCGGCGCGTCGCGGGGCTCGACGCGGGCGCGCCGAGCGTGGCGCCGCGACTGCCGGCGCAGGCGGCGTAG
- a CDS encoding TetR/AcrR family transcriptional regulator, protein MTPPRSDPDTGKRDVILDAALELFAERGFHGTAVPLVAERAKVGAGTIYRYFESKEHLVNALYRREKQRMTAALADGFPFDQPPREQFHVLFERAIAFMKGNAISVRFLELHHHAAYLDAESRALEEHGNALVEAAFRASIAQLAMRDLPPALLVAIVWGVFDGLLRAWSEGRLELSPAVVAQAEQCCWEAIRR, encoded by the coding sequence ATGACCCCGCCTCGCAGCGACCCCGACACCGGCAAGCGCGACGTCATCCTCGACGCCGCGCTCGAGCTCTTCGCGGAGCGCGGCTTCCACGGGACCGCGGTGCCGCTCGTCGCGGAGCGCGCGAAGGTCGGCGCGGGCACGATCTACCGGTACTTCGAGAGCAAGGAGCACCTGGTCAACGCGCTCTACCGCCGCGAGAAGCAGCGGATGACCGCGGCGCTCGCCGACGGATTCCCGTTCGATCAGCCGCCGCGCGAGCAGTTCCACGTGCTCTTCGAGCGCGCGATCGCGTTCATGAAGGGCAACGCGATCTCGGTGCGCTTCCTCGAGCTCCATCACCACGCCGCGTATCTCGACGCCGAGAGCCGCGCCCTCGAGGAGCACGGCAACGCGCTCGTCGAGGCGGCGTTCCGCGCGTCGATCGCCCAGCTCGCGATGCGCGATCTGCCTCCGGCGCTGCTGGTGGCGATCGTGTGGGGCGTGTTCGACGGCCTGCTGCGCGCGTGGTCGGAGGGACGCCTCGAGCTGAGCCCTGCGGTCGTGGCGCAGGCCGAGCAGTGCTGCTGGGAGGCGATCCGACGCTGA
- the tmk gene encoding dTMP kinase: MIEGLFIVLEGVDGAGTTTHTKRLADALRERGLPVHTTREPSDGPIGVQIRQILTGRIVVPGMTGPRPPSWTTMALLFAADRMDHIESSITPNLMDGVTVISDRYYHSSVAYQSITGGGEAETVAWVKEINRHARRPDLTIVLDVPDEVAARRRAARGASRELFDDYELQTQLAAFYRRFAEHFPGERIEFVIADRDVEEVAADVLAIVKRLRRDPD, translated from the coding sequence ATGATCGAGGGGCTCTTCATCGTCCTCGAAGGCGTCGACGGCGCAGGCACGACGACGCACACGAAGCGACTCGCCGACGCGCTGCGCGAGCGCGGCTTGCCGGTGCACACCACGCGTGAGCCGAGCGACGGCCCGATCGGCGTGCAGATCCGGCAGATCCTCACCGGGCGCATCGTGGTCCCGGGCATGACGGGGCCGCGGCCTCCCTCGTGGACGACGATGGCGCTGCTCTTCGCCGCCGACCGGATGGACCACATCGAGTCGTCGATCACGCCGAACCTGATGGACGGCGTCACCGTGATCAGCGACCGCTACTACCACTCGTCGGTCGCGTACCAGTCGATCACCGGCGGCGGCGAGGCCGAGACCGTCGCGTGGGTGAAGGAGATCAACCGCCACGCGCGGCGGCCCGACCTCACGATCGTGCTCGACGTGCCCGACGAGGTCGCGGCGCGTCGGCGCGCGGCGCGCGGTGCGAGCCGCGAGCTCTTCGACGACTACGAGCTGCAGACCCAGCTCGCCGCGTTCTACCGGCGCTTCGCCGAGCACTTCCCGGGCGAGCGCATCGAGTTCGTCATCGCCGATCGCGACGTCGAAGAGGTCGCCGCCGACGTGCTCGCGATCGTGAAGCGCCTCCGGCGCGACCCCGACTGA